The following coding sequences are from one Nicotiana tomentosiformis chromosome 3, ASM39032v3, whole genome shotgun sequence window:
- the LOC104090131 gene encoding E3 ubiquitin-protein ligase SIS3-like: MAMRGVDFKWYDGFFLSMLATSIIIVAINWKRYHLCIYPLHIWIVVDYTTVFVFRLLMFVDNGLAAGMGLDFGWQQRYGRFCGRIAVLSILALLLYPFLWAWTIIGTLWFTSARNCLPEEGQKWGFLIWLLFSYCGLLCIACISTGKWLARRQAHLLRAQQGIPISEFGVLVDMIRVPDWAFEAAGQEMRGMGQDAASYHPGLYLSQAQREAVEALIQELPMFRMKAVPTDCSECPICLEEFHVGNEVRGLPCAHNFHVACIDEWLRLNVKCPRCRSSVFPNLDLSALSNIRVDSERSATNFVTAARYVRSQPSSQSYLLRLQGFLRPVRTEDAGPSSEVNAAAAQTRVENGALASGPDSHGNVERVEVLVEHSPRQL; the protein is encoded by the exons ATGGCGATGAGAGGCGTTGATTTTAAATG GTACGATGGGTTCTTCTTGTCAATGCTAGCTACCAGTAT AATTATTGTGGCTATCAACTGGAAGCGCTATCATCTTTGTATATACCCATTGCACATCTGGATCGTG GTTGACTACACAACAGTGTTTGTGTTTCGGCTCTTGATGTTTGTAGATAATGGCCTTGCTGCTGGAATGGGATT GGATTTTGGTTGGCAGCAAAGATATGGTCGTTTCTGTGGAAGAatagctgttctttcaattcttgcCCTGCTTCTCTATCCCTTTCTTTGGGCGTGGACCATCATTGGGACTTTATGGTTCACTAGTGCAAGAAACTGC CTTCCAGAAGAAGGCCAAAAGTGGGGTTTCCTAATTTGGTTGCTATTCAGCTATTGTGGACTGCTGTGCATAGCTTGCATATCGACAGGAAAG TGGTTAGCTAGAAGACAAGCCCATTTATTACGCGCTCAACAAGGAATTCCTATCTCCGAATTTGGG GTGTTAGTTGACATGATCAGAGTGCCAGATTGGGCATTCGAAGCTGCTGGCCAGGAGATGAGAGGCATGGGCCAAGATGCTGCTTCATACCATCCAGGACTTTATTTGAGCCAAGCTCAG AGAGAAGCAGTGGAGGCACTCATTCAAGAACTTCCAATGTTCAGGATGAAAGCTGTTCCAACTGACTGCAGTGAGTGCCCTATCtgtttggaagaatttcatgtgGGAAATGAG GTTCGTGGTTTGCCTTGTGCTCACAACTTCCATGTTGCATGCATTGATGAATGGCTTCGCCTAAACGTGAAATGCCCTAGATGTCGTAGTTCTGTTTTTCCAAATCTTGATCTCAGTGCTTTGTCAAATATCCGTGTTGATTCAGAGAGGTCAGCAACCAACTTTGTGACAGCAGCCCGGTATGTGAGATCCCAACCTTCTAGCCAGAGCTATCTGCTGAGGTTGCAAGGTTTTCTTCGCCCTGTGCGCACAGAGGATGCTGGCCCAAGTAGTGAGGTAAACGCAGCTGCTGCTCAAACAAGAGTTGAGAACGGAGCCCTAGCATCAGGACCTGACAGTCACGGAAATGTAGAGCGTGTGGAAGTACTTGTGGAACATTCTCCAAGACAGCTGTAA
- the LOC104090132 gene encoding CASP-like protein 4A3 produces the protein MEKSNFKSNSNYNSSSNSNHNNNHRNFHRQNSHISMSDTDSQVSQMDSFHSPLRSDSPLRSDEPFPDDRSTKSLSSKALVSVDKYYSPLRSPRKPSWENLSLPPTPTPPSEAGNKDRNSARMMNFSRAVREDMTAGVTKVGPVRDDDVEGGELAGGERPPPRAPGRSKRELMLNRAALGFRVCEFILCCISFSIMVSDKTEGWSGDSFDRYKEYRYCVAVNIIGFVYSAFQACDLAYNLASWKHFFSHYVRYHFDFSMDQILAYLLMSASSCAATRADDWISNWGKDEFTEMATASIGLSFLAFIAFAFSSLISGYNFCNRNSS, from the exons ATGGAGAAATCCAATTTCAAATCGAATTCCAATTACAATTCAAGTTCCAACTCCAATCACAACAACAACCACCGGAATTTTCACAGGCAGAATAGTCACATATCAATGTCGGACACCGACTCACAGGTGAGTCAAATGGACTCGTTCCACTCACCTCTCCGATCCGACTCACCTCTCCGTTCCGATGAACCCTTTCCCGATGACCGCTCCACCAAGTCGCTCTCCTCAAAAGCCTTGGTTTCAGTCGACAAATACTACTCTCCACTTCGATCTCCCCGTAAACCTTCCTGGGAGAATTTAAGCTTACCTCCGACGCCTACTCCGCCGTCGGAAGCCGGCAACAAGGATCGGAATTCGGCGCGGATGATGAATTTCAGTAGGGCGGTTAGGGAGGATATGACTGCTGGGGTGACGAAAGTGGGGCCGGTTCGCGATGATGACGTGGAAGGTGGAGAGTTGGCCGGAGGGGAGAGGCCGCCTCCGAGGGCACCAGGGCGTTCGAAGAGAGAACTGATGCTGAACAGGGCGgcgttagggtttagggtttgtgAGTTTATTTTGTGCTGTATTTCTTTCTCGATCATGGTATCTGATAAAACTGAAGGTTGGAGCGGTGACTCTTTTGATCGGTACAAGGAGTACAG GTATTGCGTCGCTGTTAATATTATTGGATTTGTATACTCTGCATTTCAAGCGTGTGATCTTGCATACAATTTGGCAAGTTGGAAACACTTTTTCTCTCACTACGTGCGATATCATTTTGATTTCTCGATGGATCAG ATATTGGCTTATCTTCTTATGTCAGCATCTTCTTGTGCTGCAACGAGGGCAGATGACTGGATATCAAATTGGGGAAAAGATGAGTTTACAGAGATGGCAACCGCATCTATTGGGTTATCTTTCCTGGCTTTTATAGCCTTTGCCTTTAGCTCCCTCATATCTGGTTACAACTTTTGCAACCGTAATTCCTCATGA